In a single window of the Saccharothrix australiensis genome:
- a CDS encoding bacterial proteasome activator family protein codes for MSEAAENERHVVVVGPDGTPVGAARVPVGDDGNGQDVTDLVEQPAKVMRIGTMIKQLLEEVRAAPLDEASRNRLKEIHKRSIDELEDGLAPELRDELERLSLPFTEEGTPSDAELRIAQAQLVGWLEGLFHGIQTALFAQQMAARVQLEKMRGRALPAGTSGEQAEHPSLRGGQYL; via the coding sequence ATGAGCGAGGCAGCGGAGAACGAGCGGCACGTCGTCGTGGTCGGCCCGGACGGCACACCCGTCGGCGCCGCGCGCGTGCCGGTCGGCGACGACGGGAACGGTCAGGACGTCACCGACCTGGTCGAGCAGCCGGCCAAGGTGATGCGCATCGGCACGATGATCAAGCAGTTGCTGGAGGAGGTCCGGGCCGCGCCCCTGGACGAGGCCAGCCGCAACCGGCTCAAGGAGATCCACAAGCGGTCCATCGACGAGCTGGAGGACGGGCTCGCGCCGGAGCTGCGGGACGAGCTGGAGCGGCTCTCGCTGCCGTTCACCGAGGAGGGCACGCCGTCCGATGCGGAACTCCGCATCGCCCAGGCGCAGCTCGTCGGCTGGCTGGAGGGCCTGTTCCACGGCATCCAGACCGCCCTGTTCGCCCAGCAGATGGCCGCCCGCGTGCAACTGGAGAAGATGCGCGGTCGCGCGCTGCCGGCGGGCACCTCCGGCGAGCAGGCCGAGCACCCCTCGCTGCGCGGCGGGCAGTACCTGTAG
- a CDS encoding MarR family winged helix-turn-helix transcriptional regulator, producing the protein MTEHEPRWLDDGEMRAWRNYVVGASMLAERLHRELQDRHGVSLADYELLVRLSEQHGGRMRMSQLADEVASSKSRVSHQVARMEREGLLRRRECPEDGRGVFAELTEEGVRTLEGSAPTHVDGVRAHMIDLLTREEQEVVAKVFDRVITHLRGGAHA; encoded by the coding sequence GTGACTGAGCACGAGCCCCGGTGGCTTGACGACGGCGAGATGCGCGCGTGGCGGAACTACGTGGTCGGGGCGTCCATGCTGGCGGAACGCCTGCACCGCGAACTCCAGGACCGGCACGGCGTGTCGTTGGCCGACTACGAGCTGCTCGTCCGGCTGTCCGAGCAGCACGGCGGGCGGATGCGCATGTCCCAGCTGGCCGACGAGGTGGCGTCGTCGAAGAGCCGCGTCTCGCACCAGGTGGCGCGGATGGAGCGCGAGGGCCTGCTGCGCAGGCGCGAGTGCCCGGAGGACGGGCGCGGGGTGTTCGCGGAGCTGACCGAGGAGGGCGTGCGGACGCTGGAGGGTTCCGCGCCGACCCACGTGGACGGCGTGCGGGCGCACATGATCGACCTGCTGACGCGCGAGGAGCAGGAGGTGGTGGCGAAGGTCTTCGACCGGGTCATCACGCACCTGCGCGGTGGTGCGCACGCCTGA
- a CDS encoding NAD(P)H-quinone oxidoreductase has product MHAITIREPGGPDVLTWTELPDPVPGPGEVLLEVAATAVNRADLLQRQGHYPPPPGASDVPGLECSGTVAALGEGVTGWRVGDEVCALLAGGGYGSLVAVPAAQLLPVPEGVDLVTAASLPEVACTVWSNVVLVAGLSEGETFLVHGGAGGIGTHAVQVAKALGARVAVTAGSDERLARCRELGADITVNYRTQDFVAEVGEVDVILDNMGAAYLGRNVDALARDGRLVIIGMQGGAKGELDLRKLLAKRASVTATGLRSRPVDGPHGKGRIVRDVRDRLWPLIASGAVKPIVHEVLPIRQAAQAHRALEEGGDVFGKLVLKF; this is encoded by the coding sequence ATGCACGCGATCACGATTCGTGAACCCGGCGGACCCGATGTGCTGACCTGGACCGAGCTGCCCGACCCCGTGCCCGGTCCGGGCGAGGTGCTGCTGGAGGTGGCCGCCACCGCGGTCAACCGGGCGGACCTCTTGCAGCGCCAGGGGCACTACCCGCCGCCGCCCGGCGCGTCGGACGTGCCGGGGCTGGAGTGCTCGGGCACGGTCGCCGCGCTCGGCGAGGGCGTCACCGGGTGGCGCGTCGGTGACGAGGTGTGCGCGCTGCTGGCGGGCGGCGGCTACGGGTCGCTGGTCGCGGTGCCCGCGGCGCAGCTCCTCCCGGTGCCCGAGGGCGTGGACCTGGTCACCGCCGCGTCCCTGCCCGAGGTGGCGTGCACGGTGTGGTCGAACGTCGTCCTGGTCGCGGGGCTGAGCGAGGGTGAGACGTTCCTGGTGCACGGCGGCGCGGGCGGCATCGGCACGCACGCCGTGCAGGTCGCCAAGGCGCTCGGTGCGCGGGTCGCCGTCACGGCGGGCTCGGACGAGCGGCTGGCGCGGTGCCGGGAGCTGGGCGCGGACATCACCGTCAACTACCGGACGCAGGACTTCGTCGCCGAGGTCGGGGAGGTCGACGTCATCCTGGACAACATGGGTGCCGCCTACCTGGGGCGCAACGTCGACGCGCTGGCCCGCGACGGCCGCTTGGTGATCATCGGGATGCAGGGCGGGGCGAAGGGCGAACTCGACCTCCGCAAGCTGCTGGCCAAGCGGGCGAGCGTCACGGCGACCGGGCTGCGCTCCCGGCCCGTCGACGGCCCGCACGGCAAGGGCCGCATCGTGCGCGACGTCCGCGACCGGCTCTGGCCGCTCATCGCGTCGGGCGCCGTCAAGCCGATCGTGCACGAGGTGCTGCCGATCCGGCAGGCGGCCCAGGCGCACCGAGCGCTGGAGGAGGGCGGGGACGTGTTCGGAAAGCTCGTGCTGAAGTTCTGA
- a CDS encoding cysteine desulfurase-like protein codes for MAFDVARVRGLFPALGDGWVHLDAPAGMQVPEQVATAVSTALRAPVSGPGGIFPASQRAEAIVDAARRAVADLVGADPAGVVLGPSSAVLLQRLADALSESWFLGDEVVVSRLDHSSNIAPWQRAAQRTGSVVRWAEVDIETCELPAWQYDELVTDKCKLVAVTAASGSVGSRPDLAKIAQAARRTDALVVVDASAAAPFMPLDITAMDADVVAVSANAWGGPPVGALVFRDPSRLDLLPSVAVEPGARGPERLELGPHAYPLLAGLVASVEYLAGLDDAAVGPRRERLLTSLGSVKAYQAGLLANLINELRSLRHVMVIGDAMRRVPALAFTVAGVKSTDGVEHLSERGVCAFADSGQHGVFSVLGVGEVGGAIRVGLAHYTNAVEVDELVRAVAELG; via the coding sequence ATGGCGTTCGACGTCGCCCGGGTCCGTGGGCTGTTCCCCGCGCTCGGCGACGGCTGGGTTCATCTGGACGCGCCGGCGGGGATGCAGGTCCCCGAACAGGTGGCCACGGCCGTCTCCACCGCGCTGCGCGCACCGGTCTCCGGACCAGGTGGCATCTTCCCCGCCTCGCAACGCGCCGAGGCCATCGTCGACGCGGCCCGGCGCGCGGTCGCGGACCTCGTCGGGGCCGACCCGGCCGGGGTCGTGCTCGGCCCGAGCAGCGCGGTGTTGCTGCAACGGCTCGCCGACGCCCTGTCCGAGAGCTGGTTCCTCGGTGACGAGGTCGTCGTGTCCCGGCTCGACCACTCGTCGAACATCGCGCCCTGGCAGCGCGCCGCCCAGCGCACGGGCAGCGTGGTCCGCTGGGCCGAGGTCGACATCGAGACGTGCGAGCTGCCCGCCTGGCAGTACGACGAGCTGGTCACCGACAAGTGCAAGCTGGTGGCGGTCACCGCCGCGTCCGGCTCGGTCGGCTCCCGCCCGGACCTCGCCAAGATCGCCCAGGCGGCCCGCCGCACCGACGCCCTGGTCGTCGTGGACGCCTCGGCGGCGGCGCCGTTCATGCCGCTGGACATCACCGCGATGGACGCCGACGTGGTCGCCGTCTCGGCGAACGCCTGGGGCGGACCCCCGGTGGGCGCGCTGGTCTTCCGCGACCCGTCCCGCCTGGACCTGCTCCCGTCGGTCGCCGTCGAGCCGGGCGCGCGCGGTCCCGAACGCCTCGAACTGGGCCCCCACGCCTACCCGCTGCTGGCCGGACTGGTCGCGTCGGTGGAGTACCTGGCGGGCCTGGACGACGCCGCCGTCGGCCCGCGCCGCGAGCGCCTGCTGACGTCGCTCGGGTCCGTGAAGGCTTACCAAGCCGGACTTCTGGCTAATCTCATCAACGAACTGCGATCGCTCCGTCACGTCATGGTGATCGGCGACGCCATGCGGCGGGTGCCCGCGCTGGCGTTCACGGTGGCCGGCGTGAAGTCGACCGACGGCGTCGAGCACCTGTCCGAACGGGGTGTCTGCGCCTTCGCCGACTCGGGGCAGCACGGCGTGTTCTCCGTGCTGGGCGTGGGTGAGGTCGGCGGAGCGATCCGGGTCGGCCTCGCGCACTACACGAACGCGGTCGAAGTGGACGAACTCGTGCGGGCGGTCGCCGAGCTGGGGTAG
- a CDS encoding GNAT family N-acetyltransferase translates to MDPWPLRHLVLRTPRLELRPDDDAGLLELAAEAERGVHPPDEMPFGVEWTDAPRERLGFNAVRHHWSMRASLSSEHWTVNFLVRLDGRVIGVQSLSGESFAVTREVSTGSWLGLRHQGRGLGTEMRAAVLLFAFDLLGAATARSSAFVDNPASLAVSRKLGYRADGSFVQVRRGRAAVQTRLLLASADLVRPGWELSVTGVTPCLGLLTGREPTE, encoded by the coding sequence ATGGACCCGTGGCCCCTCCGACACCTCGTGCTCCGCACACCCCGCCTCGAACTGCGCCCGGACGACGACGCCGGCCTGCTGGAACTGGCCGCCGAGGCCGAGCGGGGCGTCCACCCGCCCGACGAGATGCCGTTCGGCGTGGAGTGGACCGACGCCCCGCGCGAGCGGCTGGGCTTCAACGCCGTGCGGCACCACTGGTCGATGCGGGCCTCCCTGTCGTCGGAGCACTGGACGGTCAACTTCCTGGTGCGGCTGGACGGGCGGGTGATCGGCGTGCAGTCGCTGAGCGGGGAGTCGTTCGCGGTGACGCGGGAGGTGTCGACCGGGTCCTGGCTCGGGCTGCGCCACCAGGGCAGGGGGCTCGGCACGGAGATGCGGGCGGCCGTACTGCTGTTCGCGTTCGACCTGCTCGGGGCGGCGACGGCCCGGTCGAGCGCGTTCGTGGACAACCCCGCCTCGCTGGCCGTCAGCCGGAAGCTCGGCTACCGGGCCGACGGGTCGTTCGTCCAGGTCCGCCGAGGCCGCGCGGCGGTTCAGACGCGCCTGCTCCTGGCGTCCGCCGATCTCGTCCGACCTGGTTGGGAGCTTTCGGTGACGGGTGTCACACCCTGTCTGGGCCTGCTCACTGGGCGAGAACCCACCGAGTGA
- a CDS encoding M28 family metallopeptidase yields MSGRTGIRRAAVLAASVSLAFAAAPVADAAPAGSAGLDGPALAKKLTKNVTLEGVNRHLIAFQRIAERNGGNRAAGTPGYDASVEYVAGKLRAAGFDVSTPKFTYQVQITDAAVAKVGATTYRNDPLEYSPQTPVGGLTATLRAVPEDATPGCEASDFAGQDFTGTVALIRRGGCTFDQKHRNAAAAGAVAAIVANNVAGPLTGVTLGSDGVIPTGGVSQDDGTALFGKAGQRVTVDLRYHFEDRVSRNVVAETRTGRKDNVVVAGAHLDSVEEGAGVNDNGSGSAGLLETALQLGGSPKVNNAVRFGWWGAEELGIVGSTEYVRSLSFEQQLDIALYLNFDMIGSPNAGYFVYDGDDSDAEGSGAGPFGSAQIEKAFVDYLTAEKRVQVEGTDFSGRSDYREFILQGIPAGGLFTGAEVLKTPAQVAKWGGKAGVAFDPNYHGAGDNLGNIDRKALDRNSDALAWVTASYAISTEDVNGVPARSARAAVRAAAARTLHVEGDGHGHDVVA; encoded by the coding sequence ATGTCAGGTAGAACCGGGATCCGACGCGCGGCGGTCCTCGCGGCGTCCGTGTCCCTCGCATTCGCCGCCGCGCCGGTCGCCGACGCCGCACCCGCCGGGTCCGCCGGCCTCGACGGGCCGGCGCTCGCGAAGAAGCTCACGAAGAACGTCACGCTGGAAGGGGTCAACCGCCACCTGATCGCGTTCCAGCGCATCGCCGAGCGCAACGGCGGCAACCGCGCCGCCGGCACGCCCGGGTACGACGCGAGCGTGGAGTACGTCGCGGGCAAGCTGCGCGCCGCCGGGTTCGACGTCAGCACCCCGAAGTTCACCTACCAGGTGCAGATCACGGACGCCGCGGTCGCGAAGGTCGGCGCCACGACCTACCGCAACGACCCGCTGGAGTACTCGCCGCAGACGCCGGTCGGCGGGCTCACGGCGACGCTCCGCGCCGTGCCGGAGGACGCCACGCCGGGCTGCGAGGCGTCCGACTTCGCGGGCCAGGACTTCACCGGGACGGTCGCGCTCATCCGCCGCGGCGGGTGCACGTTCGACCAGAAGCACCGCAACGCGGCGGCGGCCGGCGCCGTCGCCGCCATCGTGGCGAACAACGTGGCGGGTCCGCTGACCGGCGTGACGCTGGGCTCGGACGGCGTCATCCCGACCGGCGGCGTGTCCCAGGACGACGGCACGGCGTTGTTCGGCAAGGCCGGGCAGCGGGTCACGGTCGACCTGCGCTACCACTTCGAGGACCGGGTGTCGCGCAACGTCGTCGCGGAGACCAGGACCGGGCGCAAGGACAACGTCGTGGTCGCCGGCGCCCACCTCGACAGCGTCGAGGAGGGCGCGGGCGTCAACGACAACGGCAGCGGGTCCGCGGGCCTGCTGGAGACCGCCCTCCAGCTCGGCGGGTCGCCGAAGGTCAACAACGCCGTCCGGTTCGGCTGGTGGGGCGCGGAGGAGCTGGGGATCGTCGGCTCCACCGAGTACGTGCGGTCGCTGTCGTTCGAGCAGCAGCTGGACATCGCGCTGTACCTGAACTTCGACATGATCGGCTCGCCGAACGCCGGGTACTTCGTGTACGACGGCGACGACTCGGACGCGGAGGGCTCGGGCGCGGGCCCGTTCGGCTCCGCGCAGATCGAGAAGGCGTTCGTGGACTACCTGACCGCGGAGAAGCGCGTCCAGGTCGAGGGCACGGACTTCTCCGGGCGCTCGGACTACCGCGAGTTCATCCTCCAGGGCATCCCGGCCGGCGGCCTGTTCACCGGCGCGGAGGTCCTGAAGACCCCGGCGCAGGTGGCGAAGTGGGGCGGCAAGGCGGGCGTGGCGTTCGACCCGAACTACCACGGCGCCGGTGACAACCTGGGCAACATCGACCGCAAGGCGCTGGACCGGAACTCGGACGCGCTGGCGTGGGTGACCGCTTCGTACGCGATCAGCACGGAGGACGTGAACGGTGTCCCGGCTCGGTCGGCGCGGGCGGCGGTGCGCGCGGCCGCGGCGCGGACGCTGCACGTCGAGGGGGACGGTCACGGGCACGACGTCGTGGCGTAG
- a CDS encoding class I SAM-dependent methyltransferase, with protein MDDALSRELADLAALHRLSPLMSEYLPTTAHELRPAALAAVVDEVLLGSRTVIVECGCGASSVLLARLLAHRGFGHVLSIEHDERTAAFVASQLRREGLGHVARVVHAPLAPHPAALGNSQWYHPQLVHDEVSAYVERYGLVDLLLVDGPLLGDARYPALPVLRGVLAPGAAVLVDDAERPGEQTVLVRWAEEFALRFRTTPRTFLASAMALD; from the coding sequence GTGGACGACGCTCTGTCCCGTGAACTGGCCGACCTCGCCGCACTGCACCGCCTCAGCCCCCTGATGTCCGAGTACCTGCCCACCACGGCGCACGAGCTGCGCCCGGCGGCGCTGGCGGCCGTCGTGGACGAGGTGCTGCTCGGGTCGCGGACCGTCATCGTGGAGTGCGGTTGCGGCGCGTCCTCGGTGCTGCTGGCCCGCCTGCTGGCGCATCGGGGGTTCGGGCACGTGCTGTCCATCGAGCACGACGAGCGCACGGCGGCGTTCGTGGCCAGCCAGCTGCGCCGGGAGGGGTTGGGGCACGTGGCGCGGGTCGTCCACGCGCCCTTGGCCCCGCACCCAGCGGCGCTGGGCAACTCGCAGTGGTACCACCCGCAGTTGGTGCACGACGAGGTGTCGGCTTACGTCGAGCGGTACGGGCTGGTCGACCTGCTGCTGGTCGACGGGCCCCTGTTGGGTGACGCGCGGTACCCGGCGCTGCCCGTGTTGCGCGGGGTGCTCGCGCCGGGCGCGGCGGTGCTGGTCGACGACGCCGAGCGGCCCGGCGAGCAGACCGTGCTGGTGCGGTGGGCCGAGGAGTTCGCGTTGCGGTTCCGCACCACGCCGCGCACGTTCCTGGCCAGCGCGATGGCACTGGATTGA
- a CDS encoding ABC transporter permease gives MQHTSAVDRPAVPLAPDSRTFARAFGDVRDAWRQRELWGHLGWQDIKQRYRRSVIGPLWITISMGTTALALGLLYSQLLGQELGTYLPYITVGFIVWNFILGVITEGTEVFIVNEGLIKHLPSPVTVHVLRMVWRQVLFFAHNLVVYLIVLAVFFPTLSEPYKMEGDITAQPGLSWAVLLAVPGFVLVVANAVWVALLFGIVSTRFRDIPPVIHSFIQLVFFMTPIVWPVGLLNKFTHGEGSWKVLIAEFNPIYHFLEIVRAPLIGHAQSWHHWAVAGAFTVVGWGLALVALRNYRARVSYWV, from the coding sequence GTGCAACACACGAGTGCGGTCGATCGACCAGCCGTTCCCCTGGCACCCGACTCGCGCACATTCGCCCGTGCGTTCGGCGACGTGCGCGACGCGTGGCGGCAACGCGAGCTGTGGGGCCACCTCGGCTGGCAGGACATCAAGCAGCGCTACCGCCGGTCGGTGATCGGTCCGCTGTGGATCACCATCTCGATGGGCACCACGGCGCTCGCGCTCGGCCTGCTGTACTCGCAGCTGCTCGGCCAGGAGCTGGGCACCTACCTCCCGTACATCACCGTCGGGTTCATCGTCTGGAACTTCATCCTCGGCGTCATCACCGAGGGCACCGAGGTCTTCATCGTCAACGAGGGGCTGATCAAGCACCTGCCCTCGCCGGTGACCGTCCACGTGCTGCGGATGGTGTGGCGGCAGGTGCTGTTCTTCGCGCACAACCTCGTCGTCTACCTGATCGTCCTCGCGGTGTTCTTCCCGACGCTGTCCGAGCCGTACAAGATGGAGGGCGACATCACCGCGCAGCCCGGCCTCTCGTGGGCCGTGCTGCTCGCCGTGCCGGGCTTCGTGCTGGTCGTGGCGAACGCCGTGTGGGTGGCCCTGCTGTTCGGCATCGTCAGCACCCGGTTCCGGGACATCCCGCCGGTCATCCACAGCTTCATCCAGCTGGTGTTCTTCATGACGCCGATCGTGTGGCCCGTGGGCCTGTTGAACAAGTTCACCCACGGTGAGGGCAGCTGGAAGGTCCTGATCGCCGAGTTCAACCCCATCTACCACTTCCTGGAGATCGTGCGCGCGCCGCTGATCGGCCACGCGCAGAGCTGGCACCACTGGGCGGTGGCGGGCGCGTTCACCGTCGTCGGGTGGGGGCTGGCGCTGGTCGCGCTGCGCAACTACCGTGCCCGCGTCTCCTACTGGGTCTGA
- the ypfJ gene encoding KPN_02809 family neutral zinc metallopeptidase: MQFNENAELDTSQVSDLRGGVGGRVALGGGGLGIVGLIIYFVLSQLGGSAQLPAGSGFEDVGRDQQVGSEAIREKCRTGADANRNADCRAVAFINSIQSYWTDQFSRSGRTYRQAQTNFFSGGVQTRCGNATSAVGPFYCPADAQVYIDLNFFRELQQKFGATGGPFVEAYVLAHEYGHHIQNLLGTSDRVRSRSGPKSDAVRLELQADCYAGAWANHATTIPTASGKPLITGVTQDDIAAALDAAARIGDDFIQRELGGGRVDTTQFTHGTSAQRQKWYTLGFDTGDPTRCNTFDTDNLG, encoded by the coding sequence GTGCAGTTCAACGAGAACGCCGAGCTCGACACGTCACAGGTCTCCGACCTCCGGGGCGGCGTCGGCGGTCGGGTCGCGCTCGGCGGTGGCGGTCTGGGCATCGTCGGGCTGATCATCTACTTCGTCCTGTCCCAGCTGGGCGGCAGCGCGCAACTGCCCGCCGGCTCGGGTTTCGAGGACGTGGGCCGCGACCAGCAGGTCGGTTCGGAGGCCATCCGGGAGAAGTGCCGTACCGGTGCGGACGCCAACCGCAACGCCGACTGCCGCGCGGTCGCGTTCATCAACTCCATCCAGTCGTACTGGACGGACCAGTTCTCCCGGTCCGGCCGCACCTACCGGCAGGCGCAGACGAACTTCTTCTCGGGCGGCGTCCAGACCCGGTGCGGCAACGCGACGTCCGCCGTCGGGCCGTTCTACTGCCCGGCCGACGCGCAGGTGTACATCGACCTGAACTTCTTCCGGGAACTGCAGCAGAAGTTCGGCGCGACCGGCGGCCCGTTCGTCGAGGCGTACGTCCTGGCCCACGAGTACGGGCACCACATCCAGAACCTGCTGGGCACGTCGGACCGGGTGCGCAGCCGCAGCGGACCCAAGTCCGACGCGGTGCGCCTGGAACTCCAGGCCGACTGCTACGCGGGCGCGTGGGCGAACCACGCGACCACCATCCCGACCGCTTCCGGCAAGCCGCTCATCACGGGCGTGACGCAGGACGACATCGCGGCGGCGCTGGACGCGGCGGCCCGGATCGGCGACGACTTCATCCAGCGGGAACTGGGCGGGGGCCGGGTCGACACGACGCAGTTCACGCACGGCACGTCGGCGCAGCGGCAGAAGTGGTACACGCTCGGCTTCGACACCGGCGACCCGACCCGCTGCAACACCTTCGACACCGACAACCTCGGCTGA
- a CDS encoding bifunctional metallophosphatase/5'-nucleotidase, translated as MTSFRRATAALALSAAAGLALTVAQVPAQADDRSARTVDVRLIGINDLHGNIEPPSGSSGRVTLPGGTQVEAGGAAYNATHIRNLQAQARNSVIVGQGDLIGASPIVSALFHDEPTVEVLNRVGMDATAAGNHEFDEGYRELLRVQAGGCHPVDGCQFRESFDGARFPILGANVTLARSGLPALPPFWVEFRDGVPIGFIGMPLKDVPILVDPNGIKDLRFGDEIAAADRYADLLHRMGVKAIVLLVHQGDNTSGGGPDDCRTVPGGPGRLIAEKVSPKIDAVFSGHSHQQYNCTVTDPAGNPRPFIEGLAFGRELSVVDLKIDRRTRDVVRSATVARNHVVTRDVAPDPAIQSVVDLAKAKSGPIANRPVGSVAADVLRAQNGAGESALGNLIADAQLAATTGHGAVLALMNPGGVRADLTHASSPAGEGDGVVTYGEAFTVQPFGNILQTVTLTGAQVKAALEQQWQVVNGAQRQIVLQPSAGLTYTWSASAPIGSKVSDVVLNGTPLDPAASYRVTINSFLQGGGDGFSAFTGGTDITGGGIDLDAFSAYLAAHPNTAPPALGRITAKP; from the coding sequence ATGACCTCGTTCAGGCGGGCCACGGCAGCGCTCGCGCTCAGCGCCGCGGCCGGGCTGGCCCTCACCGTCGCCCAGGTCCCGGCGCAAGCGGACGACAGGTCGGCGCGCACCGTGGACGTCCGGCTGATCGGCATCAACGACCTGCACGGCAACATCGAGCCGCCGTCGGGCTCGTCGGGCCGGGTCACCCTGCCCGGCGGCACCCAGGTGGAGGCGGGCGGCGCGGCCTACAACGCCACGCACATCAGGAACCTCCAGGCGCAGGCGCGCAACTCCGTCATCGTCGGGCAGGGCGACCTGATCGGCGCGTCGCCCATCGTGTCGGCGCTGTTCCACGACGAGCCGACGGTCGAGGTCCTCAACCGCGTCGGCATGGACGCCACCGCCGCGGGCAACCACGAGTTCGACGAGGGCTACCGCGAGCTCCTGCGCGTGCAGGCCGGCGGGTGCCACCCGGTCGACGGCTGCCAGTTCCGCGAGTCCTTCGACGGCGCGCGGTTCCCGATCCTCGGCGCGAACGTGACGCTGGCGCGGAGCGGCCTGCCCGCGCTGCCGCCGTTCTGGGTCGAGTTCCGCGACGGCGTCCCGATCGGCTTCATCGGGATGCCGCTGAAGGACGTGCCGATCCTGGTCGACCCGAACGGCATCAAGGACCTCCGGTTCGGCGACGAGATCGCGGCGGCCGACCGGTACGCCGACCTGCTGCACCGCATGGGCGTCAAGGCGATCGTGCTGCTCGTGCACCAGGGCGACAACACCTCGGGCGGCGGCCCCGACGACTGCCGCACGGTCCCCGGCGGTCCCGGCCGGCTCATCGCGGAGAAGGTGTCGCCGAAGATCGACGCCGTGTTCTCCGGGCACAGCCACCAGCAGTACAACTGCACGGTCACCGACCCGGCCGGCAACCCGCGCCCGTTCATCGAGGGCCTGGCGTTCGGGCGCGAGCTGTCGGTGGTGGACCTGAAGATCGACCGGCGGACGCGGGACGTCGTGCGCTCGGCGACCGTGGCGCGCAACCACGTCGTGACCAGGGACGTCGCGCCGGACCCGGCGATCCAGTCGGTGGTCGACCTGGCGAAGGCCAAGTCCGGCCCGATCGCGAACCGGCCGGTGGGCTCCGTCGCGGCGGACGTCCTGCGTGCGCAGAACGGCGCGGGCGAGTCGGCGCTGGGCAACCTGATCGCCGACGCGCAACTGGCGGCCACGACGGGCCACGGCGCGGTCCTCGCGCTGATGAACCCCGGCGGGGTGCGGGCCGACCTCACGCACGCGTCGTCCCCGGCCGGCGAGGGCGACGGCGTGGTGACCTACGGCGAGGCGTTCACCGTCCAGCCGTTCGGCAACATCCTCCAGACCGTCACGCTCACCGGCGCGCAGGTCAAGGCGGCGCTGGAGCAGCAGTGGCAGGTCGTCAACGGCGCGCAGCGGCAGATCGTGCTCCAGCCCAGCGCGGGCCTGACCTACACGTGGTCGGCGTCCGCCCCGATCGGCTCGAAGGTGTCCGACGTCGTCCTGAACGGCACGCCGCTGGACCCGGCCGCGAGCTACCGGGTGACGATCAACTCGTTCCTGCAGGGCGGCGGTGACGGCTTCAGCGCGTTCACCGGCGGCACGGACATCACCGGCGGCGGCATCGACCTGGACGCCTTCAGCGCCTACCTGGCCGCCCACCCGAACACCGCACCGCCGGCCCTCGGCCGGATCACGGCCAAGCCGTGA
- a CDS encoding class I SAM-dependent methyltransferase, translating to MLDRVRHSRLVEQARGSLRGKVMRAIEDVVAPHHRAQAEQLDRLRGELAELREEVRHRSERVAEDIRRFEIRARRDLVFAGERDAATDSARFVRDAMTSAPHFDHPHATLEHALTLVEQDGLALEFGVYAGTTLKIIAAAREGRDVYGFDSFEGLPEHWRSGFPAGMFTVDSLPDVPGAELVVGWFDETLPGFLAEHPGRVTFLHVDCDLYSSTKTVLDLVGPRLVPGSVIVFDEYFNFPGWREHEHRAWTEYVERTGTEFRYEGYTYDHEQVIVKITGVSETPSAEVIAP from the coding sequence GTGCTCGACCGGGTGCGTCACAGCCGTTTGGTCGAACAAGCCCGCGGGAGCCTGAGAGGGAAGGTGATGCGGGCGATCGAGGACGTCGTCGCCCCCCACCACCGCGCCCAGGCCGAGCAGCTCGACCGGCTCCGGGGCGAGCTGGCCGAGCTGCGGGAGGAGGTGCGCCACCGGTCCGAGCGGGTCGCCGAGGACATCCGGCGGTTCGAGATCCGCGCCCGCCGCGACCTCGTGTTCGCCGGCGAGCGCGACGCGGCGACCGACAGCGCCCGGTTCGTGCGCGACGCCATGACCTCGGCGCCGCACTTCGACCACCCGCACGCCACCCTGGAGCACGCGCTCACGCTGGTCGAGCAGGACGGCCTGGCGCTGGAGTTCGGCGTCTACGCGGGCACCACGCTGAAGATCATCGCCGCCGCCCGCGAGGGCCGGGACGTCTACGGGTTCGACTCCTTCGAGGGCCTGCCCGAGCACTGGCGCAGCGGGTTCCCGGCCGGGATGTTCACCGTCGACAGCCTGCCCGACGTGCCCGGCGCGGAGCTGGTCGTCGGCTGGTTCGACGAGACGCTGCCCGGCTTCCTCGCCGAGCACCCCGGTCGGGTGACGTTCCTGCACGTCGACTGCGACCTGTACTCCTCCACGAAGACGGTGCTCGACCTGGTCGGCCCCCGGCTCGTGCCGGGCAGCGTGATCGTGTTCGACGAGTACTTCAACTTTCCGGGTTGGCGTGAGCACGAGCACAGGGCCTGGACGGAGTACGTCGAGCGCACCGGCACCGAGTTCCGTTACGAGGGCTACACGTACGACCACGAACAGGTGATCGTGAAGATCACCGGCGTGTCGGAAACCCCATCCGCCGAGGTAATCGCACCGTGA